Proteins encoded in a region of the Candidatus Magasanikbacteria bacterium RIFOXYB2_FULL_38_10 genome:
- a CDS encoding AAA family ATPase: MKKEDLFDKKMEDELILGAPLADRMRPRDFIDFFGQEEIAGEEKILRRLVEKDEYPSMIFWGPPGVGKTTLAHLIAEKTNSTFISLSAVSSGLQDLREVVKAAEERRKMQNKRTILFIDEIHRWNKAQQDALLPYVEKGIVTLIGATTENPSFEVVGALLSRCRVIVLKRLNEDAIKNILKRAIKNKERGLGNINLSMGESALNLLAQLSGGDAREALNGLEIAVKGKLKISLGEKTPKIKIEEKDVKEALQKTHLVFDKKGEEFYNLISALHKSMRGSDADAALYWLARMIEGGADPLYVARRILRFSAEDIGVADSRALLVANAAYEACHKLGYPECNVHLAEAVVYCSLAKKSNALYTAYLLAAEDAKVTSHLGVPLHLRNAPTKLMTDVGYGKGYKYNPDYEGVVEQEYFPQELKNKKYLRK; encoded by the coding sequence ATGAAAAAGGAAGACTTGTTTGATAAAAAGATGGAAGATGAATTGATTTTGGGGGCACCTTTGGCTGATAGGATGAGACCGAGAGACTTTATTGATTTTTTTGGCCAAGAAGAAATAGCGGGCGAGGAAAAAATTTTGCGTCGTTTGGTGGAGAAAGACGAGTATCCTTCTATGATTTTTTGGGGTCCGCCGGGTGTGGGAAAAACAACCCTGGCGCACTTGATCGCGGAAAAAACCAACTCCACTTTTATTTCTTTATCCGCAGTTTCCAGCGGTTTGCAGGATTTGCGTGAGGTAGTTAAAGCCGCGGAAGAGAGGCGCAAGATGCAAAATAAAAGAACTATTTTATTTATTGATGAAATACATCGTTGGAATAAGGCGCAACAAGATGCGCTTTTGCCTTATGTGGAAAAAGGAATTGTTACTCTAATTGGCGCTACTACGGAGAATCCTTCTTTTGAAGTAGTGGGAGCGCTTCTTTCCAGGTGTCGGGTTATTGTTTTGAAACGATTAAATGAAGATGCCATTAAGAATATTTTAAAAAGAGCGATTAAAAATAAAGAAAGAGGTTTGGGTAATATCAACCTTTCAATGGGGGAGAGCGCCTTAAATTTATTGGCCCAATTATCCGGTGGTGATGCCCGTGAGGCTTTGAATGGATTGGAGATAGCGGTTAAAGGAAAACTCAAAATTTCCTTAGGTGAAAAAACGCCCAAAATTAAAATAGAAGAAAAAGATGTAAAGGAGGCTTTGCAAAAAACCCATTTGGTTTTTGATAAAAAAGGTGAAGAATTTTACAATCTTATTTCCGCTCTGCATAAGTCTATGCGCGGAAGTGATGCAGATGCCGCCTTGTATTGGTTGGCGCGTATGATTGAGGGCGGAGCTGATCCGTTGTATGTTGCCCGTAGAATATTGCGTTTTAGTGCGGAAGATATCGGTGTGGCTGATTCGCGCGCCCTATTGGTGGCTAATGCGGCCTATGAGGCCTGTCATAAATTGGGATATCCAGAATGCAACGTCCATCTGGCTGAGGCCGTGGTTTATTGCTCTTTGGCTAAAAAGTCCAATGCCTTATATACAGCATATCTTTTAGCGGCGGAAGATGCTAAGGTAACATCGCATTTAGGCGTACCCTTGCATCTGCGCAACGCACCCACTAAACTAATGACTGATGTGGGATATGGCAAAGGTTATAAATATAATCCGGATTATGAAGGAGTGGTAGAGCAGGAATATTTTCCCCAAGAATTAAAAAATAAAAAATATTTAAGGAAATAG
- a CDS encoding ribonucleoside triphosphate reductase (Catalyzes the reduction of nucleoside 5'-triphosphates to 2'-deoxynucleoside 5'-triphosphates) — MTAAKVNKITQIRKRDDRIVPFEEGKLVKAILLSLEATQEIESPKKRIKIAGKVAEEILNTLNKRFHARSIPAVEEVQDIVEEELGKAKLFKTAKAYILYRDQRAKVRDMQTLINSDELIDGYLNQLDWRVKENSNMSYSLQGLNNHVASAVSSHYWLNRIYPQEVRDTHSSGDLHLHDLQLLSAYCCGWDLKELLIQGFGGVSGKIESKPPKHFRTALGQLVNFFYTLQGETAGAQAVSSFDTLLAPFIRFDKLSYDDVKQGLQEFLFNMNVPTRVGFQTPFTNITMDLLPGKYMADEAVIIGGVPQKETYKDFQPEIDTLNRAFAEIMLEGDAKGRVFTFPIPTYNITKDFNWENPVLEPVWLMTAKYGIPYFSNFINSDMKPEDARSMCCRLRLDNRELRKKGGGLFGANPLTGSIGVVTINLPRIGYLSKSKEELFNRLSRLMDIAKTSLEIKRQAIEKFTEQGLYPYSKHYLGGIKERFGQYWKNHFNTIGINGMNEMALNFLGEDKNLITVEGQEFAKEVLDFMRQRMGTYQEETNNLYNLEATPAEGTAYRFARKDKELYPGILCANEEAYRKGKADPYYTNSSHLPVGFTDDIFEALRLQDPLQTRYTGGTVLHGFIGEMLPSAEATKQLVKKIAENFHLPYYTITPTFSVCPKHGYLAGEHQFCPRCDEEIGYTDYVSKKQPALIN; from the coding sequence ATGACCGCCGCCAAAGTAAATAAAATAACCCAAATAAGAAAACGCGATGACAGAATTGTCCCGTTTGAAGAAGGGAAGCTTGTTAAAGCGATTCTTTTATCTTTAGAGGCTACTCAAGAAATTGAGAGTCCTAAAAAAAGAATCAAGATAGCTGGAAAGGTGGCGGAAGAAATTTTAAATACTCTTAATAAAAGGTTTCATGCCCGGTCTATTCCGGCCGTAGAAGAAGTTCAGGACATTGTAGAAGAAGAATTGGGCAAAGCCAAGCTTTTTAAAACTGCTAAGGCTTACATTTTGTATCGCGATCAGCGCGCCAAAGTTAGAGATATGCAGACTTTAATCAATTCCGATGAATTGATTGATGGGTATCTAAACCAATTAGACTGGCGCGTTAAAGAAAACAGCAACATGTCTTATTCTTTGCAAGGATTAAATAATCATGTTGCTTCGGCAGTGAGTTCTCATTATTGGCTTAATCGCATTTATCCTCAAGAAGTGCGCGATACTCATTCTAGCGGTGATTTGCATTTGCATGATTTACAACTGCTTTCCGCTTATTGTTGCGGTTGGGATTTAAAAGAGCTTTTGATTCAAGGTTTTGGCGGTGTTTCGGGAAAAATAGAATCCAAACCGCCTAAGCATTTTCGCACGGCCTTAGGACAGCTGGTGAACTTTTTTTATACTTTGCAGGGTGAAACGGCCGGCGCTCAAGCCGTTTCCAGTTTTGATACTTTGCTTGCTCCTTTCATCCGTTTTGATAAACTTTCTTATGACGATGTAAAACAAGGATTGCAAGAATTTTTGTTTAACATGAATGTGCCAACGCGTGTTGGTTTTCAAACTCCTTTTACCAACATCACCATGGATCTGCTTCCCGGTAAATATATGGCAGATGAGGCTGTGATTATTGGCGGCGTTCCCCAAAAGGAAACTTACAAGGATTTTCAACCGGAAATAGACACGTTGAATAGGGCTTTTGCCGAGATAATGTTAGAGGGCGATGCCAAGGGTCGTGTTTTTACTTTTCCTATTCCCACCTACAATATTACCAAAGATTTTAATTGGGAAAATCCTGTTTTGGAACCTGTTTGGTTGATGACTGCCAAATATGGCATTCCTTATTTTTCCAATTTTATCAATTCCGACATGAAACCGGAGGATGCTCGTTCTATGTGTTGTCGTTTGCGTCTTGATAATCGTGAATTACGCAAAAAAGGTGGCGGTTTATTTGGCGCTAATCCTTTAACCGGTTCCATTGGTGTGGTTACTATCAATTTGCCACGTATCGGCTATCTTTCTAAATCCAAAGAAGAATTATTTAATCGCTTGTCTCGTTTAATGGACATTGCCAAAACATCTTTAGAAATCAAACGTCAGGCAATTGAAAAATTTACCGAACAAGGCTTGTATCCTTATTCTAAGCATTATCTTGGTGGCATTAAAGAAAGGTTTGGCCAGTATTGGAAAAATCATTTTAACACCATTGGCATTAATGGCATGAATGAAATGGCTTTGAACTTTTTAGGTGAAGATAAAAATTTAATCACTGTTGAAGGACAGGAATTTGCCAAAGAGGTTTTAGATTTTATGCGTCAGAGAATGGGTACCTATCAAGAAGAAACCAATAATTTATATAATTTGGAGGCTACGCCGGCTGAAGGTACGGCTTATAGGTTTGCCCGTAAAGATAAAGAATTATATCCGGGAATACTTTGTGCCAACGAAGAAGCTTACCGCAAGGGTAAAGCTGATCCTTACTATACCAATTCCAGTCATTTACCGGTTGGTTTTACAGATGATATATTTGAGGCTCTGCGTCTGCAAGATCCTTTGCAAACGCGCTACACCGGCGGTACTGTTTTGCATGGTTTTATTGGTGAAATGCTACCCAGTGCTGAAGCCACCAAACAATTAGTTAAAAAAATTGCCGAGAATTTTCATCTACCATATTACACCATTACCCCCACCTTTAGTGTTTGTCCTAAACATGGCTATTTGGCCGGTGAACATCAATTTTGTCCCAGATGTGATGAAGAAATAGGTTATACCGATTATGTTTCTAAAAAACAACCAGCCTTAATTAATTAA
- a CDS encoding molecular chaperone DnaJ, which translates to MSKDYYKILGVSKGASQDEIRAAFRKMAHQHHPDKQGGNVEKFKEANEAFQVLNDPQKRQQYDQFGATFDNAGAGGPGGYGQGFGGAGDFDFSGFGGGSGGQGFDFGDLGDIFGGFGDIFGGGGSGRSAGGRRGARGQDIQVDIQIDLKETAFGTEKTFKLYKNTACDVCSGSGVESGSKMHKCKDCGGKGQVQQVQRTVFGAFQSVVQCPVCEGAGEIPEKKCKQCSGRGIIKKQEEITVKIPAGIDDGESIRLASHGEAGHKGSRAGDLYLRVRVKKDLRFHREGFDIYIKKNISFTEAALGATVEVESLDGLLKVVIPEGVQSGQLIRLKSKGITHLRDFSRGDLYVEVIVVTPAKLSRRQKDLLRDLEKE; encoded by the coding sequence ATGTCCAAAGATTACTATAAAATTTTAGGTGTTAGTAAAGGTGCGAGCCAGGATGAAATCCGGGCGGCTTTTAGAAAAATGGCGCATCAGCATCATCCGGACAAGCAGGGTGGCAATGTGGAAAAATTTAAAGAAGCCAACGAAGCCTTTCAAGTTTTAAACGATCCGCAAAAACGTCAGCAGTATGATCAGTTTGGTGCAACTTTTGACAATGCCGGAGCCGGCGGACCTGGCGGATATGGTCAAGGTTTTGGCGGTGCAGGTGATTTTGACTTTTCTGGGTTTGGTGGCGGTTCTGGCGGGCAGGGTTTTGATTTTGGTGATCTGGGAGACATTTTTGGCGGTTTTGGTGATATTTTTGGCGGCGGGGGAAGCGGAAGAAGTGCCGGAGGACGTCGAGGCGCCAGAGGACAAGATATCCAAGTTGATATTCAAATTGATCTAAAAGAGACGGCCTTTGGCACAGAAAAAACTTTTAAATTGTATAAAAATACTGCGTGCGATGTTTGCAGTGGGAGTGGGGTAGAGTCCGGTAGTAAAATGCATAAATGCAAAGATTGCGGCGGTAAAGGACAGGTGCAACAAGTTCAACGTACAGTTTTTGGCGCGTTCCAGAGTGTAGTGCAGTGCCCTGTTTGCGAAGGCGCGGGAGAAATTCCAGAAAAAAAATGTAAACAGTGCAGTGGCCGCGGTATTATTAAAAAACAAGAGGAGATTACTGTCAAAATTCCAGCGGGTATTGATGATGGCGAATCTATTCGCCTGGCTTCGCACGGAGAAGCCGGTCATAAAGGTAGCCGGGCAGGGGATTTGTATTTGCGCGTGCGGGTAAAGAAGGACTTACGTTTTCATCGTGAAGGTTTTGATATCTACATCAAGAAAAATATTTCTTTTACCGAGGCAGCCTTGGGGGCTACAGTAGAAGTGGAAAGTTTGGATGGTTTATTAAAAGTCGTTATTCCTGAGGGCGTACAATCAGGCCAGCTTATTAGATTAAAAAGTAAGGGGATTACTCATTTGCGTGATTTTAGCCGCGGCGATTTATATGTAGAGGTAATAGTGGTGACTCCCGCAAAATTAAGCCGTAGACAGAAGGATTTGTTAAGGGATTTGGAAAAAGAATGA
- a CDS encoding anaerobic ribonucleoside-triphosphate reductase activating protein, with protein sequence MIISGLQKLTLLDYPGKIAATIFTFGCNFRCGFCHNPELVHAERRVVQNELKEEAVLNFLQERQGFLEGVVITGGEPTLHKDLPRFLQKIRELGFSIKIDTNGTNNQMLAELLNKKLVNFWAMDIKNTFAKYTATVEREIELEEIKKNIELIKNSGLDYEFRTTVVEGLHSAEDILEMAKMISGAKKYVLQKFISRQSLVNPKYIGQKSFSDENLQNLAKQCEKWVKKCEVR encoded by the coding sequence ATGATTATCAGCGGATTACAAAAATTAACTCTTTTAGATTATCCGGGCAAGATAGCGGCCACTATTTTTACTTTTGGCTGCAATTTTCGTTGCGGATTTTGCCATAATCCAGAATTGGTACACGCAGAGCGGCGTGTAGTGCAAAATGAATTAAAAGAGGAAGCCGTATTAAATTTTTTACAGGAACGTCAAGGCTTTTTAGAAGGGGTGGTTATTACAGGAGGCGAACCAACTTTACATAAAGACTTGCCCCGATTTTTACAAAAGATTAGAGAATTGGGTTTTTCAATTAAGATAGATACCAACGGAACTAATAATCAAATGTTAGCGGAGCTTTTAAATAAAAAGTTGGTGAATTTTTGGGCCATGGATATTAAAAATACTTTTGCTAAGTATACCGCTACGGTGGAAAGGGAAATAGAGTTAGAAGAAATTAAAAAAAATATAGAATTAATTAAAAATAGTGGTTTGGATTATGAATTTAGGACAACTGTCGTGGAAGGTTTGCATTCCGCGGAAGACATTTTAGAAATGGCCAAAATGATTAGTGGGGCCAAAAAATATGTTTTGCAAAAATTTATTTCCCGCCAAAGTTTGGTTAACCCCAAATATATCGGTCAAAAATCTTTCTCTGATGAAAATTTGCAAAATTTAGCCAAGCAATGTGAAAAATGGGTGAAGAAGTGCGAAGTAAGATGA
- a CDS encoding nucleotide exchange factor GrpE — MSDEPQKKQDDGMEEEKKEIQSASGKTIEEMAGEHFNNWKRALADYDNLKKEVAREKTEMGQFAKGLAAMSFLEVYDNFKKALQHQPKLEEKEADVKNWVLGLSFIKKQFAETLKELGIEEIKTVGEKFDPKLHEAIGEEEGEKTGVIVKEIEGGYTAGGKILKAAKVIVSK; from the coding sequence ATGTCGGATGAACCACAAAAAAAACAAGATGATGGTATGGAAGAAGAAAAAAAAGAAATTCAATCAGCATCGGGAAAAACTATAGAAGAAATGGCAGGTGAGCACTTTAATAATTGGAAACGCGCTTTGGCTGATTATGATAATTTAAAAAAAGAAGTGGCGCGAGAAAAAACAGAAATGGGGCAATTTGCCAAAGGATTAGCCGCTATGAGTTTTTTAGAAGTGTATGATAATTTTAAAAAAGCACTGCAACACCAACCAAAATTAGAAGAAAAAGAAGCGGATGTAAAAAATTGGGTTTTAGGTTTGAGCTTTATTAAAAAACAGTTTGCTGAAACTTTAAAAGAATTGGGTATAGAAGAAATTAAAACGGTGGGGGAGAAGTTTGATCCAAAATTACATGAGGCGATTGGGGAAGAAGAAGGAGAGAAAACGGGTGTAATTGTGAAAGAAATTGAGGGTGGGTATACAGCCGGTGGAAAAATATTAAAAGCGGCAAAAGTGATTGTTAGCAAATAA
- a CDS encoding molecular chaperone DnaK, translating into MSKVLGIDLGTTFSCMAVVEGGQPKVLENKEGARTTPSIVAITKTGERHVGLLAKRQSVTNPENTLYSIKRLIGRRFDDAEVQRDLKNMPFKIIKAGDGVKVVMGNKEFAPQEISALVLQKLKTDAEEKLGEKITDAVITVPAYFDDSERQATKDAGVIAGLNVLRIINEPTAAALAYGFDKKKNQKIAVYDLGGGTFDISILEIAEDTVQVLSTNGDTHLGGDDFDQVIMNWILTEFKKDQGIDLAKDPLSLQRIKEAAEKAKVELSTAQETEINQPFITSDAAGPKHLVKKLTRSKLEELVGELVAKTITPVKNALKDAKMETSQIDEVVMVGGMTRMPLVYQTVEKFFGKKPNISVNPDEVVAVGAAVQGAILKGEVKDVLLLDVTPLSLGLETLGGVMTALITRNTTIPTSKSQVFSTAADSQTSVEIHVLQGERPMVTDNKSLGRFILSGIPPAPRGVPQVEVKFDIDANGILNVKATDKATGKEQQITITASSGLSKDEVEKMKKEAEMHADEDKKKQELIETKNIADTMVYTTEKMLRDAGDKVKAEDKKAIEEKIEALKKIKDGEDIEAIKKAADDLSGLAQKVGAEMYKAGEQPGTAQGATPGAEGGTNGEGGDKNPPAGGQGPIEGEVVDDKK; encoded by the coding sequence ATGTCTAAAGTATTAGGTATTGATTTGGGGACAACATTTTCTTGCATGGCTGTGGTGGAAGGCGGTCAGCCCAAGGTTTTAGAAAATAAAGAAGGCGCTCGCACTACACCTTCTATTGTAGCGATTACCAAAACAGGTGAACGCCATGTGGGTCTCTTGGCTAAACGTCAATCTGTCACTAACCCGGAAAACACTTTATATTCCATCAAACGTTTAATCGGTCGCCGCTTTGATGATGCGGAAGTTCAAAGAGATTTGAAAAATATGCCGTTTAAAATTATTAAAGCCGGCGATGGTGTTAAAGTTGTAATGGGCAACAAAGAATTTGCGCCCCAAGAAATTTCCGCCTTGGTTTTGCAAAAATTAAAAACTGATGCCGAAGAAAAATTGGGAGAGAAGATTACCGATGCGGTTATTACTGTGCCGGCCTACTTTGATGATTCAGAGCGCCAAGCCACTAAAGACGCCGGTGTAATTGCCGGTTTGAATGTTCTGCGAATTATCAACGAACCGACTGCCGCGGCTTTGGCATATGGTTTTGATAAAAAGAAAAATCAAAAAATCGCTGTCTATGATTTGGGCGGCGGTACTTTTGATATCTCCATTTTGGAAATTGCGGAAGATACCGTTCAGGTTTTATCCACCAATGGTGATACGCATTTGGGCGGTGATGATTTTGATCAAGTAATCATGAATTGGATTTTAACAGAGTTTAAAAAAGATCAAGGCATTGATTTGGCTAAAGATCCCTTATCTTTGCAAAGAATTAAAGAAGCGGCGGAAAAAGCTAAAGTGGAATTATCTACGGCTCAAGAAACAGAAATCAATCAGCCTTTTATCACTTCTGATGCGGCCGGTCCAAAACACCTGGTAAAGAAATTGACTCGTTCAAAATTAGAAGAATTGGTCGGCGAATTGGTGGCCAAAACAATTACTCCGGTGAAAAATGCTTTAAAGGATGCCAAGATGGAAACTTCACAAATTGATGAAGTAGTAATGGTTGGCGGTATGACCAGAATGCCGCTGGTTTATCAAACAGTGGAGAAATTTTTTGGCAAGAAGCCCAATATTTCCGTGAACCCTGATGAAGTGGTGGCTGTAGGCGCGGCTGTGCAAGGCGCAATTTTGAAAGGTGAAGTTAAAGATGTTTTGCTTTTGGATGTCACTCCTTTGTCACTTGGACTAGAAACTTTGGGTGGTGTGATGACCGCGTTAATAACACGCAACACTACTATCCCGACATCTAAATCTCAAGTTTTTTCCACTGCGGCTGACTCTCAAACCTCGGTGGAGATTCATGTTTTGCAAGGCGAACGTCCCATGGTTACTGACAACAAATCATTAGGTAGATTTATTTTATCCGGTATTCCTCCGGCTCCTCGCGGCGTGCCACAGGTGGAAGTTAAATTTGATATTGATGCCAACGGCATTTTAAATGTTAAAGCCACGGACAAGGCCACTGGCAAAGAACAACAAATTACTATTACCGCTTCTTCGGGTTTATCCAAAGATGAAGTGGAAAAGATGAAAAAAGAAGCGGAAATGCATGCTGATGAGGATAAGAAAAAACAAGAATTGATTGAGACTAAAAATATCGCTGATACCATGGTTTATACCACGGAGAAAATGTTGCGCGATGCCGGTGATAAAGTGAAAGCCGAGGATAAAAAAGCCATTGAAGAAAAGATTGAGGCCTTGAAAAAAATTAAAGATGGTGAAGATATTGAAGCAATAAAGAAGGCCGCTGATGATTTATCTGGGCTCGCGCAAAAGGTTGGCGCGGAAATGTATAAGGCCGGAGAACAGCCGGGTACGGCACAGGGGGCCACTCCGGGTGCAGAAGGTGGTACAAATGGCGAGGGCGGCGATAAAAATCCGCCAGCTGGTGGACAAGGCCCGATTGAGGGTGAGGTGGTAGATGATAAGAAGTAA